A single region of the Novosphingobium sp. SL115 genome encodes:
- a CDS encoding potassium transporter Kup: MNDEHGQHGHSESLSTLAIGAIGVVFGDIGTSPLYALKESFVGHHPLAVDKAHIFGVLSLIFWTMMLVVTLKYVFVILRADNKGEGGSIALLALIGRKLGDNQWTPVVAMLGVVATALFYGDAIITPAISVLSAVEGLTIVNEGLGRWVLPLSIGILVGLFAIQSRGTDAVGKLFGPIMIVYFIALAVLGVTNIVHAPEVLWALSPHYALEFFLIDPKLAFLALGSVVLAVTGAEALYADMGHFGRKAIMISWLYIAFPCLLINYLGQSALLLTNPAAAENPFFLLAPEWARLPLVILATMATIIASQAVISGAYSVSQQAVQLGFLPRLKILHTSAKAAGQIYVPLVNWGLLALVILLVIGFKSSSNLAAAYGIAVTGTMFITACMVGVLTFAVWKWHPLLAGLVTGAFLIVDGVYFASNATKIPDGGWFPLLVAAVAFTLLTTWATGRRLMRERLEEDAMPIELFLKSVSEKVQRVAGSSVFLASTTEGIPPALLHNLKHNHVLHERVAILTVATEGVPHVLAHNRRDVESLGRGFYRIVLHYGFMDEVDIPAELADEQRAGGPFRAMDTSYFLARQTLIASNRPGMAIWREKLFAWMVRNAESAMQFFKLPTNRVIELGSQLEI, from the coding sequence ATGAACGACGAACACGGACAACATGGCCACAGCGAAAGTCTTTCGACACTGGCAATCGGTGCGATCGGCGTGGTTTTCGGCGATATCGGCACTTCACCGCTTTATGCCCTGAAGGAAAGCTTTGTCGGTCATCACCCGCTGGCGGTGGACAAGGCGCACATCTTCGGTGTGTTGTCGCTGATCTTCTGGACGATGATGCTTGTCGTCACGCTCAAGTACGTTTTCGTGATCCTCAGGGCTGACAACAAAGGCGAAGGTGGCAGCATTGCCCTGCTCGCGCTTATCGGGCGCAAACTGGGCGACAACCAGTGGACCCCGGTCGTCGCGATGCTCGGCGTGGTCGCCACGGCCCTGTTCTATGGCGATGCGATCATCACCCCTGCCATTTCCGTCCTGTCAGCTGTGGAAGGGCTGACCATCGTGAATGAAGGGTTGGGGCGCTGGGTCTTGCCTCTTTCCATCGGTATTTTGGTCGGCCTGTTTGCAATCCAGTCTCGTGGCACCGATGCGGTCGGCAAATTGTTTGGGCCGATCATGATCGTCTATTTCATCGCGCTGGCGGTGCTGGGCGTGACCAACATCGTTCATGCCCCCGAAGTGCTTTGGGCGCTTTCCCCGCACTATGCGCTGGAGTTCTTCCTGATCGACCCAAAACTTGCCTTCCTTGCGCTTGGCTCGGTCGTGCTGGCCGTGACCGGAGCCGAAGCCCTGTATGCCGACATGGGCCATTTCGGTCGCAAGGCGATCATGATCTCGTGGCTGTATATCGCCTTCCCCTGCCTGCTTATCAATTATCTGGGACAGTCGGCGCTATTGCTGACAAACCCGGCTGCGGCGGAAAACCCGTTTTTCCTGCTGGCACCGGAATGGGCACGCCTGCCCTTGGTCATTCTGGCAACAATGGCCACGATCATTGCCAGCCAAGCGGTCATTTCCGGTGCCTATTCGGTATCGCAACAGGCAGTCCAGCTTGGTTTTCTGCCACGTCTGAAAATCCTGCACACCAGCGCCAAGGCGGCCGGTCAGATCTATGTGCCCCTTGTCAACTGGGGGTTGCTGGCGCTGGTCATCCTGCTGGTCATAGGGTTCAAGAGTTCAAGCAATCTTGCCGCTGCCTATGGTATTGCGGTTACCGGGACGATGTTCATCACTGCCTGCATGGTGGGCGTGCTGACATTCGCCGTCTGGAAATGGCATCCGCTGCTGGCAGGACTGGTGACGGGTGCGTTTCTGATTGTCGATGGAGTTTACTTCGCGTCGAACGCTACAAAAATTCCTGATGGCGGCTGGTTCCCGCTTCTGGTTGCGGCAGTTGCGTTCACGCTTCTGACCACTTGGGCAACGGGCCGGCGCCTGATGCGCGAGCGGCTTGAAGAAGATGCAATGCCCATCGAGCTGTTCCTGAAATCGGTGAGCGAAAAAGTGCAGCGGGTTGCGGGAAGTTCCGTGTTCCTTGCCTCGACCACAGAAGGGATTCCGCCAGCGCTGCTGCACAACCTCAAACACAACCACGTTCTGCACGAAAGAGTGGCCATCCTGACGGTGGCAACCGAAGGCGTCCCGCACGTCCTTGCGCACAACCGCCGGGATGTAGAGAGCCTAGGACGGGGCTTCTACCGGATCGTGCTTCACTACGGATTTATGGACGAAGTGGATATTCCTGCAGAGTTGGCAGATGAACAACGCGCGGGCGGACCATTCCGCGCCATGGATACCAGCTATTTCCTGGCCCGGCAGACACTGATCGCGTCAAACCGGCCCGGCATGGCAATCTGGCGCGAGAAGCTGTTTGCGTGGATGGTCCGCAACGCAGAAAGCGCCATGCAGTTCTTCAAGCTGCCGACAAACCGGGTAATTGAACTGGGCAGCCAGCTGGAAATCTGA
- the kdpF gene encoding K(+)-transporting ATPase subunit F codes for MTLSLILAGLTAAGLLVYLLAVLVRPERF; via the coding sequence ATGACCCTTTCCCTCATCCTTGCCGGACTCACCGCGGCGGGTCTGCTTGTCTATCTGCTGGCCGTCCTCGTGCGGCCCGAACGGTTCTGA